The segment aactcgcAAATCTAAAAATGCATAACTGGAAACATTGTGTTCCTGGAGTGTTTCTACCCGAACCCTCAACCCTTGTCAAACAGTCAGTAAAACAATACAGtcagtgttggagagatggctcagaagttaaggtAACATACTGTTCTGCCACAGGACCAGGGCTCAATTCCCAATGCCCACATTACCTGTAGCTTCAGGGGATCCAGCTCCCTCTTTTGTCCTCCATGGGTACTGCACTCAAGTGTGTGAATTCACTTAAGTAATGTAATTAAACAATGTGTGCTGCTCCTCTTCTGCCCCATACTGGTTCCTGCAGTCTCTTCACCCTCAGTGACTGGCACCTCTCTCCTCCTATCTGCTCAAGGCAAACCTCTGAGCCAGCTTCCAACCTCTTCCCCTCATCATCCTTCATCCCCTGTCACTCAAGCCCCACCCTCAGCCCATATGTCTTCTCTTCATCTCGGCTTCATGAGCGATCTATCAGCCAGTTCAGATTTCCACCCCATCATCTCGAGAATCCTTCCTaacgcctctgcctctgtcctcccCTTGCTAAAGTGTTTCCTGCCTGTTGCATCCAGAGGCATCCACAGAGGTACGGTAAGACTGTTTTTTCCTATGGAAGTTACAGTTAGCTTGTTCCTCATAGTGGTCTGTTTGCTCAGAAATGATTTACACACTCAACTTCTTCAAAATCACTTCCTGTGCTGGCCCATGCCTCCCCTGTCTCTTCACACAGCCctcatggctgctcttccactcACTGACTGCTGCCTCCCCTTCCTGAGAGGACTACTAAACCTAGAGCATggatcagatagatagatagatagatagatagatagatagatagatagatagatagatagacagacagacaaacagatagacagacaaactaACTACACAGCCTATTTTGCAGGCACTTCCTAGTTTCGATACATTTCCCCACAAAAATGTCTCTATCTTTTATTTGTCATTATTGTTTGTTAGAGTGGTTTGATAACCACCTCtctctaaaatataaaacataacagAGTCCAAGGTTTTCTACGGTTCCTCAGAGATGGGTCCCTGGCGCCTGGTCTTTGTTAGCACTTAATATTTCACAAATGGCTGAGAGGATGGGACCCAGAGCcctggctcagtggtaaagtgcttgctgtgtaagcatgagggCTGGTGTTCGGATCCCCAGAAATGATGTGAATgccagctggatgtggtggcccaCCCATAATTCTGCTCTCGAAGGCAGAGGTAGGGGATCCCCACAGCAAGCTGGCTAGTGAGAATGGCCGTATCAGTGATCTCCGGGCTTGATTAAGTGGCCTTGCCTCAGTGAACAAGGTGGAAGGGCCAATGAGGATGATTCTGATCGTCAATCTCAAGCCTCCTCTTACATGGGCATCTtcgtgcatgcacactcacacacacacacacacacacacacacacacacacacacacacacacactgccttggCAGGAGCCAAAAGGCAGAGAGGGTCCTGCTGCTTGGTGTCCTACAGAGGAAGATGACATAAGAACGTGAACTTGagatgaagaaaaggagaaaaataatgagTCCTTCTCCCCGCCAAGCTGTAGAGCAAGCAGTGTGGACACTATCTACAGTCATGGAGCTGGGAAATGGACTAGAGAGGTCCTTTTGCAGGACACCCAACTTGGTAGGGTGTCCAGGTGTCTACCTTGATTACTCCAGGTAGAGGGGGAGCAGAcattatctatccatccatccatccatccatctatctatctatctacctacctacctacctctatctatccatccatccatccatctacctacctacctctatctatctatctatctatctatctatctatctatctatctatctatctatctatctacctacccacccacccaggtTCCATCTCAGGGAAAGGACCCTGGGCTTGAACAGGCACACAGATCACTCACCTGAGACACTGAGACCTTGAGGGCATTTGGATGCGGAGCTACCACAGCTGTCCTGGCTGGTTTCCTCCTGCAGGATCTTACTCTGGGTGTGAGGATGCCAAGGAATCTCTCAGTATGGGCAAGTAGGGGGTGCAGTTGACTCCCCCCACCCTCTGCTTGCACTTAAGTCTGTGGAGGGTAGTCAAGGTGGCCAGTGCCCCTGTCACAGAGGCTCTTGTGTTGAAAGGTGACTCCCACCATCTGGGACAGGGGAGCCTGAGGGTTGCAACACTCCGGAATTCTACACATTCACCATATGCCTAGAGCACAGCTTCCCTTGACTTCAGGCTCCCTACCCTCCTAGGTCTCTCCCCCAGGCCTGGACTCAGGGTCAGGTACCAGGCTTGTCCCTCACCACCCAGGGTTCTCCTGCTCCACCAAGGCTGGGCTGATACTCACGCCAGGAGAATGATgcagaaagacaggaaaaggagGGCTGTGACACCTGAATCCATAAGGGTCCCCATCATCATTTCAGATAAAGTTGCACTTCCTGCAGATAGAGAATGCTAAGAAACCTCTCCTCCTTCACCAGCCCCACACAGGGAGCTGAACTTTCCACTTTTCTCAGCCCTAGCTCAGATATCAGAACAGGGACCTGAGTGGAAGGGACAAGTGGGAGCACAAGAGAAGGCAGAGGGGTCACTAAAAAGCTGGGCAGCCGTTGACTTTGCTTTAGTTTCGTATCCTTTTCAACATAGAATTACTTTGCATTTTAAAACTCGGTCGTCAGATGTACCTCAGCATGTATTAGGGCCTGGGTTCCAACCCCAGATTCACAACAGGCAAAGGAATACTTTGCCCCAGCCAGATGTAGTAAAGGATGCTTGCTTTTCCAGCTACCTCTGAAGCAAAATGGGGAGGCTCTCAAATTCAAGGGGTTTTCTGGGCTATAAACTGagttcagtgtctgcctggcGAACTTGGTGAGAGTCTGTCTCACAgttgaaataaaaacaagagcCGGGGATATAGGTCAACTGTTAAATGCCTGTCTAGAGTCCCCAAGTGACACGGATGGGACACAGGCCACCACACACGGCTGACTACTGACTTGTTTTCACATTTGTTTTTATACTGTTTTGCTTTGGTTCGGTTTTCTCTCGGATTTCATGTCCTTTCCTCCTGGCCTGCGGAAGTAAGGACCTTGGACTCAAAGCTCAGCCATCTAAGTCCCAGCCCCTCTCCTCAGTTCAGGATTTGCTGCTTCTTGACGTAACTCCCCTCCCTGACCCATACCCTCCTCACAGCGGGAGTAAGAGAGTGAGGCTCTGGATAGCCAGAACATTATAGGCCTCACAGCTCCGTAAGACTTGGAACTAAGgtccaccctcaccccaccaccccatcttccagccccctccccccgtGAAGGTAAGAGGGCTAATAGGAACACTGCCAGGATGATTAGGTGTTAAcctccctctgcctgcctgcctctggcccACAAGCCACTCACTCTGTGGAGACAGGTTCAGGGAAATGTATTGGGAGCCTAGGGCGTGCTGAGCTTGGCAGGTATACACTCCTTCGTGCTTAAGATGCATTGGAAACAGCTCCAGGAGTCCGGGTTTAGACAACTTTGGTGGACACAGAGTCAGGTTACCCCAGGACCAGCTTAGGTTTGCCGGGGGATAGCTGTCGGCGCTACAGATGAGACGGAGTGACTGGCCCTCAGAGATTTGAAGAGATGAGCCGTTCTTCAGGATTGTGGATACtgtagagaaagaaacagagtcaGTGAGACGTGATTAAGAAGAGGTACACTAGAATCCAGAGAGGGCACTGGCACACTGATAAGGAGCAAAGGATAGGAAAACATGGGCTTTCGCTTATCACCACAGCAAGAACCCAAACGTCTCATTTCAGTGTGAACTATTTGACTATAAGATTCAGAATTAGAGAGAACGTGAGATCTAGGTATACACTTGGAGTTGAtgagagagagtcagacagagatgggggaacagaaggagagagaggagagagaagggaaggttgAGGATTGAAGGCAGTGTCTCGTATagctcagactggcttcaaactcacaaataGCAAGAACGACCTTAAACTtctagtcctcctgcctccacctcccaagtgcaggtATGAACTACTGGGCCCAGCTTATGTGGTCCTGGggatgaacccagggctttgagcctGCTGGCAAGTAGTCTATCAGTTGGGCCACAGGGGTTTATCACTCAAAGACACACACTGTTGTCACTAGTCACTGCGGGCGGCACAGGGAACTCCACGGTTTTGCTGCCCATTGGTATGAGAAACCCAGAGAATTAGATCCATCAGTTCTGGGTACTGTGGTCATGGAGACCAAAGCTAATCTCGGCTACTGACATCTGGTTCCTTCCAGATCCGTAGGTGGACAAGCCTGGGCTCACAGCCTGTGTGGACAGAACACTGGTCACTTATGACTGGACACTGAGCTTCTGAAAATAAAGCACTATATATGTACTGAGTGCCTAACTGTAGCTGTGCCTCCTTACATAAGAACTCAGAGCACAGctatggggggttggggaggatgCAGGCAGATCCTGGATGGTGTGGCTCTGTTGTGTGCGTGTCACCCTGTACCTACGGTGGTCATGGGGCATTGCAGATCTGTAAGAGTGAGAGGTTGATGCTGACCAGTGCAAACTCCTAGGAGTTTCGGAAGAGTTGATCCAGTGGTTCTCCAATAAGGAGCCTCTGTCTCCAGGATGAGTCCAGTGTGAGGATGAATAAAGTGGTCAGAGCTGAAGAAATACTATATCTCCCATCCATGATGGCACCTACCTGAGTCAGCTCCTTGATAGACGGTCACAGTCAGATTCTTTGGAGCATCTAAGAGAGAATGACACAGGGAACTCATCAACTACTCTCTGTCTCCAGCAGTAGCCTAGGTGGTTATGGCAGGGAGCCATCATCCTGACAAAGCCCCCTTATCAGGATTTTAGGACCCTAGTGTCCCCACCCTGGGGACAACTTTGCGTTAGAAAAACAAGCATCCCAGCCCAGCCTCACATGACACGTTGAGACGAATGGTCATTCTTGTGGTCACATCAGTTCCAGGAAGGGTCACCTGACAAGTGAGGTTGGTGCCATGGTCCTGGGGCTGGGGGATGATTGTTAGCACTGAGGAACCAGTGGTGTTAGTGCTCAAGGGTGACACAGAGGTACCATTCCAGGAGAAGACAGGGGGTGCCCTCTTCTCACAGTCCCAAGGCACAGAGCAGGTCAGGTTGCTGGGATGACCAGCTTCAAGTGTCTCCGGGAGAATACGGAGGGTGTTAGTGAGAGctagagaggagaggggagaaatggATCATCAGGAGGGTGAGGTACAGCTTCAGAGGAAGCCCTGGCTCTGATCCACTCCTCCCCTGAGCCCTGGTGCTCAGACCTAGCTGCTGTCAGGACAGAATCCTAACCCAGCCCTGCCCTGAGGCACGCATGACCTCAACCGCCACCCCCCTCCCCACGGCGTCTTTGCAGACTATGTCTGACCTGTCACATCCAGAGTCATCATGTTCCAAAGATAATTAtactttgtttttcctctctccagGCGAAAGAAGTATGTCCCTGCATCCTTCTTTTTGATCTCTCTGATGTTCAGGGAGCAGTCGTTCTTTTGCTGGTCTCCAGGCAGGAAGAATCGATGCTGGGTCCTTTCCTGTGCTGGCCTTTTTGGGTTATTTGTGGCCACGGGGGCATCAATGTCTGTGTTGGCTTTTTTCCGGAACCAGTATCCATAAACTGGGGATGAGTCAGTCTGCCAGAACTTGGGATAGGAGAAGTTGCAGGGCACAAGGACACACAGGCCCTCCTGTACCACCACCTTCCTTTCCACATTCAGGGTGTAGCCCTTCAAGGCAACGGCTCCACCCTCCACTCCCTTTATCCCCCagagtagcagcagcaacagcagcatgTCCAGCTGAAAATGTCTCTCCAGGCTCTGCTTTGAGGAACTAAGAGATGCAAGGCTTGGAGGAAGCCCCAGCGGAAGCAGCGGTGAGGGCCAGGATAGTGGCTGCCCCAGGAGGAGGAGCTTCAGACCCAGGCACTGTGAGGACCTTTGGTCCTTGAATACCAACCACCTACCACCCAGATCTGCTCCTGAGACCAAAGACGGACTCTCCCACACTCACCAGTTCAGGGCCTGACCCCCTCTTCACTTTCTCTGTATTAACCTTAGCCTTTGAGTGACATTTTTTGTTGACCAGTGAAAATGCATTCCTCCATCCAGAAGCCCCAGAGCTTCCCCTGAGGCTGAAGATATTGgcggggttggggtgggagtaGGGCATAGTGAAGAAGAGGGACTGGAAGGTACAGGCTGGGAAGCATCCCTCCTTCCTTTAGCAGCTTGTCCTGGGCGCATGCTCTCTGAACAGTAACTTGTGTCTTGTTCCCAAAGCTCCACTGTCTACCGAGGAGATGGATCTCAGGCCCCTGGAACGTCTCACAGCCAGAGGCTCAGTAAAGGTAGCACAGATTGAATTGCTAGTTGCTAGAGAGGGGTGTGAAAAGTCATAATTGTATTGCGCAGTGTGTAAAGATGGACCTTGTATTGTTCAAATGCTGGTTGCAAAACATTGCTGCCCAAATTATtccctgattggtcaataaagaagcGGATCAGCCAATGACTGAACAGTGGAGAAAATAGGCCTGGACTTCCTTCCAGTCAGggatagggaga is part of the Rattus norvegicus strain BN/NHsdMcwi chromosome 1, GRCr8, whole genome shotgun sequence genome and harbors:
- the Siglec8 gene encoding sialic acid-binding Ig-like lectin 12 isoform X1 → MLLLLLLLWGIKGVEGGAVALKGYTLNVERKVVVQEGLCVLVPCNFSYPKFWQTDSSPVYGYWFRKKANTDIDAPVATNNPKRPAQERTQHRFFLPGDQQKNDCSLNIREIKKKDAGTYFFRLERGKTKYNYLWNMMTLDVTALTNTLRILPETLEAGHPSNLTCSVPWDCEKRAPPVFSWNGTSVSPLSTNTTGSSVLTIIPQPQDHGTNLTCQVTLPGTDVTTRMTIRLNVSYAPKNLTVTVYQGADSVSTILKNGSSLQISEGQSLRLICSADSYPPANLSWSWGNLTLCPPKLSKPGLLELFPMHLKHEGVYTCQAQHALGSQYISLNLSPQRSATLSEMMMGTLMDSGVTALLFLSFCIILLAVRSCRRKPARTAVVAPHPNALKVSVSQSPLVESHADDSSEPLPSTVEAAPSSTKEEIHYASLSFHEMKPRNSWGQQGSTTEYSEIRLHK
- the Siglec8 gene encoding sialic acid-binding Ig-like lectin 12 isoform X2; the protein is MLLLLLLLWGIKGVEGGAVALKGYTLNVERKVVVQEGLCVLVPCNFSYPKFWQTDSSPVYGYWFRKKANTDIDAPVATNNPKRPAQERTQHRFFLPGDQQKNDCSLNIREIKKKDAGTYFFRLERGKTKYNYLWNMMTLDVTDAPKNLTVTVYQGADSVSTILKNGSSLQISEGQSLRLICSADSYPPANLSWSWGNLTLCPPKLSKPGLLELFPMHLKHEGVYTCQAQHALGSQYISLNLSPQRSATLSEMMMGTLMDSGVTALLFLSFCIILLAVRSCRRKPARTAVVAPHPNALKVSVSQSPLVESHADDSSEPLPSTVEAAPSSTKEEIHYASLSFHEMKPRNSWGQQGSTTEYSEIRLHK